The following proteins are encoded in a genomic region of Sorangiineae bacterium MSr12523:
- a CDS encoding methyl-accepting chemotaxis protein encodes MPIERSKRHFIRLLRRSAKGAASSAASRNAAEESAFWMAHERALNRSREAAEAAQRIASVVAKQRATVDALADRSRAVSARAQELSATFARVADVFDRLGLVALNAGLEGARLGESAGRAVLLVSDEVRTHALRGAEAVRELSSALSEMGTDLSQLHTSFEGPREAASEMAQHAALAAGAASDAERALAEIEARIRQATGSDPETARALSEANEHVQSLMTSLGTLGSKLAHDELMSAIRPMLEPIARVLMDDEAEQEDSTATEKNEAT; translated from the coding sequence ATGCCGATCGAACGATCCAAGCGTCACTTCATCCGACTCCTGCGTCGTTCGGCCAAAGGCGCCGCATCGTCGGCGGCCAGCCGCAACGCCGCCGAGGAGAGCGCGTTCTGGATGGCCCACGAGCGCGCGCTCAATCGGTCGCGCGAAGCCGCCGAGGCCGCGCAACGGATCGCCTCCGTCGTCGCCAAGCAGCGCGCCACCGTCGACGCACTGGCGGATCGCTCGCGCGCCGTGTCCGCGCGCGCGCAGGAGCTCTCGGCGACGTTTGCGCGCGTCGCGGACGTGTTCGACCGCCTCGGCCTGGTTGCCCTCAACGCCGGCCTCGAGGGTGCACGCCTCGGTGAATCGGCGGGCCGCGCCGTCCTCTTGGTGAGCGACGAGGTGCGCACGCACGCCCTGCGCGGCGCCGAGGCGGTGCGCGAGCTTTCGTCGGCGCTTTCCGAGATGGGCACCGATCTTTCGCAGCTTCATACGAGCTTCGAGGGCCCGCGCGAAGCGGCCAGCGAGATGGCCCAGCACGCGGCACTGGCCGCGGGCGCGGCGTCGGATGCCGAGCGGGCGCTCGCGGAGATCGAAGCGCGCATCCGTCAGGCCACGGGCAGCGATCCCGAAACCGCGCGCGCCCTGTCCGAGGCGAACGAACACGTGCAATCGCTGATGACCAGCTTGGGCACCTTGGGGAGCAAGCTCGCGCACGACGAGCTCATGTCGGCGATCCGCCCGATGCTGGAGCCGATCGCGCGCGTGCTCATGGACGACGAGGCGGAGCAGGAAGACTCGACAGCGACGGAAAAGAACGAGGCCACGTGA
- a CDS encoding Hpt domain-containing protein, translating to MSEVVDPELTRLLILELRRHLPALEKKPPNLDVCRRTLHALKGSAGLAGESELAASLQRLERRVREGEIPAIVEASHLVSRAVDRLSSGRRFSGSAWPEPPSDLRPSTLDPLVRTQYTEEISDRLREIDAALAFAGDPVDAAMAAYRHVHTMKGAASAVGDEPMSWFCHGLEEHLKRATVRETAVAALQELGGFRGVLGALLDDPEAALRTLRGMPLTSRHSTVPAPRASQRPEEEPRSIAVDDGTIRVEAQSIDRLLDRFVVIGLARERISGQLERGRGRVQRMRRMRADLSEALRLIGPPRPWGAPAAALKRIDAAISTLTDVSDETERSIGDMRGGDLVLKDSVSDARSELSAMRQTPVGQMFARIASAVEAEARRSRREVVVRIEGAIDRRLAEMLLEPCLQMARNSVAHGIEPPQARLQLGKPAAGTITLSARKGGSRLTLTISDDGQGVDVAAVRKRAVDVGAVAPALADAADDNTLLALLFLPGFSTRETSDLLAGRGIGLDIALSSIQRLRGALRLSSRHGEGFAARVEVPIETGLVSVLWVGAGGDEYAVPAANARAVRKTEAADPRVPHLSACLEARTNDLAALALDIGLYDDPPYAVGIDSVGRTEKVLVRPLTPLLATMGPYAGAIVREDGSLRLAIDVYALAPRARALGAVPEARTSVFPLRDEL from the coding sequence GTGAGCGAAGTCGTCGATCCGGAGCTAACACGGCTGCTCATTCTGGAGCTGCGGCGCCACTTGCCGGCGCTGGAGAAAAAGCCGCCGAACCTCGACGTGTGCCGGCGCACCTTGCACGCGCTCAAAGGCTCGGCGGGGCTCGCCGGCGAGAGCGAGCTGGCTGCGTCGCTGCAGCGGCTCGAGCGCCGCGTGCGCGAGGGGGAAATTCCGGCCATCGTCGAGGCGTCGCACTTGGTCTCGCGGGCGGTGGACCGCCTTTCCAGCGGGCGGCGCTTCAGCGGCTCGGCGTGGCCCGAGCCTCCCTCGGACCTGCGCCCCTCGACGTTGGATCCGCTGGTGCGCACGCAGTACACCGAGGAAATCTCGGATCGATTGCGCGAGATCGATGCGGCGCTGGCCTTCGCGGGCGATCCCGTCGATGCCGCCATGGCCGCGTACCGCCACGTGCACACCATGAAGGGCGCGGCGAGCGCGGTGGGCGACGAGCCAATGAGCTGGTTCTGCCACGGCCTCGAGGAGCACCTGAAACGGGCGACGGTGCGTGAGACCGCCGTCGCAGCGTTGCAGGAGCTCGGCGGCTTTCGCGGCGTGCTGGGCGCGCTGCTCGACGATCCCGAGGCGGCGCTGCGCACCTTGCGGGGCATGCCCCTCACCTCGCGGCATAGCACCGTGCCGGCGCCGCGCGCGTCGCAGCGGCCCGAGGAGGAGCCGCGGTCCATCGCCGTCGACGATGGAACCATTCGCGTGGAGGCGCAGTCGATCGATCGGCTGCTCGATCGCTTCGTGGTCATCGGCCTGGCGCGCGAACGCATTTCGGGGCAGCTCGAGCGCGGGCGCGGACGGGTGCAACGAATGCGGCGCATGCGGGCGGATCTGTCGGAGGCGCTGCGCCTCATCGGACCGCCGCGGCCCTGGGGTGCGCCCGCGGCGGCGCTCAAGCGCATCGATGCCGCCATTTCGACGCTCACCGATGTGAGCGACGAGACGGAGCGGTCCATCGGCGACATGCGCGGAGGCGATCTGGTGCTCAAGGACAGCGTGAGCGACGCGCGCTCGGAGCTCTCGGCGATGCGGCAGACGCCCGTCGGGCAAATGTTCGCGCGCATCGCCAGCGCGGTGGAGGCGGAGGCGCGGCGTTCGCGTCGCGAGGTGGTGGTGCGCATCGAGGGCGCCATCGACCGGCGTCTCGCGGAGATGCTCCTCGAGCCGTGCCTGCAGATGGCCCGCAACTCGGTGGCCCACGGCATCGAGCCGCCGCAGGCGCGCCTTCAGCTGGGAAAACCCGCCGCGGGCACGATCACGCTGTCGGCACGCAAGGGCGGGAGCCGGCTCACCTTGACGATTTCCGACGATGGCCAAGGGGTGGACGTGGCCGCGGTGCGAAAGCGGGCGGTCGATGTGGGCGCGGTGGCACCGGCGCTGGCGGATGCGGCCGACGACAACACCTTGCTCGCGCTGCTGTTTCTGCCGGGCTTCTCTACGCGCGAGACGTCGGACCTGCTCGCGGGACGCGGCATCGGGCTCGACATTGCGCTGAGCTCGATCCAGCGCCTGCGCGGGGCGCTGCGCCTCTCGAGCCGGCACGGCGAAGGCTTCGCGGCCCGCGTGGAGGTGCCCATCGAGACCGGTCTGGTGAGCGTGCTCTGGGTCGGCGCCGGCGGCGACGAATACGCGGTGCCCGCCGCCAATGCGCGTGCCGTGCGAAAGACGGAGGCGGCGGATCCGCGGGTGCCGCACCTGTCGGCGTGCCTCGAGGCGCGTACGAACGACCTGGCGGCGCTCGCGCTGGACATCGGGCTGTACGACGATCCGCCGTATGCGGTGGGCATCGATTCGGTGGGCCGCACGGAAAAGGTGCTCGTGCGTCCGCTGACCCCGCTGCTCGCCACGATGGGGCCCTACGCCGGAGCCATCGTGCGCGAAGACGGTTCCTTGCGCTTGGCCATCGACGTGTATGCCCTGGCCCCGCGCGCACGGGCCCTCGGGGCCGTACCGGAAGCGCGCACCAGCGTCTTTCCGCTCCGCGACGAGCTGTAG
- the rimI gene encoding ribosomal protein S18-alanine N-acetyltransferase, translating to MQMLPAHAPSDVPPIEKMRTEDIADVLAIDAASFQGHRTTADNLQEEMARPWSHLWVARAPGGKIAAFIVLWHVADEVHVLNVATDPSWRRQGFARALMEHTITFAQSHEVRLLMLEVRRSNTAAMALYRALGFSAMGVRRGYYSDGEDGIEMMLTFDPQTKEIVHQPDEITIP from the coding sequence ATGCAGATGCTACCCGCGCACGCGCCGTCGGACGTTCCGCCCATCGAGAAGATGCGCACCGAGGACATCGCCGACGTGCTCGCCATCGACGCCGCGTCGTTCCAGGGCCATCGCACCACGGCGGACAACCTGCAGGAGGAGATGGCGCGGCCGTGGTCCCATCTCTGGGTGGCCCGCGCGCCGGGCGGCAAGATCGCGGCGTTCATCGTGCTGTGGCACGTCGCCGACGAGGTGCACGTGCTCAACGTGGCGACGGATCCGTCGTGGCGGCGGCAAGGCTTCGCGCGGGCGTTGATGGAGCACACCATCACCTTCGCGCAGAGCCACGAGGTGCGCCTGCTCATGCTCGAGGTGCGCCGCTCGAACACCGCGGCCATGGCGCTGTACCGCGCCCTCGGGTTTTCCGCGATGGGGGTGCGGCGCGGCTACTACTCCGACGGCGAAGACGGAATCGAAATGATGCTCACCTTCGATCCGCAAACGAAGGAAATCGTCCACCAGCCGGACGAGATCACCATTCCTTGA
- a CDS encoding tetratricopeptide repeat protein: MRPNKLFLFLTCATLASLPFASSPADAQPASRAPAPATPPASTAAPGTLAAALEAVNTTDYARAEKELLALRGTDQPAAQAALARIMLEQGRFPEADKYAQQAAQNAAQRGYAVAIRAEVLFRSGKVAEAIRLLEPLKNEKGAGGRRARLALGEFLIAAGRRNDAEPVLMTIIQDYNDNSVGDRDAEGLATVARAAFYLRSPKDANNAFNESERVDKKNVSTLLWRAELFLDKYDPGHAEQVVKEALAIGPKRADALVAMARVKLEQTLDFDAAEKLIKDALAVNPKHVGAFAVRAGIALHDMDLTGAEQAIAAGMQVNPNDLELWSLRAATKFLGDDRPGYEAAKKETFARNKEYSKLYAIVGDYAEWEHRYDDIVTMMREATKIDPDDEKAWAQLGLTLLRSGDETGGMDALKKAWGKDHFNVRVFNTLNLYEQQIPNSYDNTQFGIFKVRYSKEEKPVLERYVPRLLGEAWGSMKARYGFVPTNPVGVELYATREQFSVRTSGLPNIGIQGVCFGRVVAAMSPRSEPFNWGTVLWHELGHVFAIQLSKNHVPRWFTEGLSEYETIARRPEWKRELDPELYLAIQRGTLPGAVDMNRAFTHAEGASDVTVAYYAASQMLVYTVEQYGMASVVKALKLWGEGVRTADVIQRAFGVPAATYDKAFREWAVARMSRYKNQFLFDDHPKSVDDAKAALAKAPQDASAHVELGLAYAHARKIDDAKQELESALKIDKDHKKAHFLLAKLAKKESDVALAHLQAIQRAGGDGFYVQMALADIAEAKKDKAMYRNALESAYHYDPSQSEPLKGLYDLAHEEKRDADELDLLQKLAPLEQHDRKIWRMLLEKLVAAKRWEEARAAGESAIFVDVEHPLTHIAYARALSNLGDRTKAIFELESALACAAPPKEKATAHALLAAEYAALKNVAEARKHLAEAQRIDPDNADAKAVKIP, encoded by the coding sequence ATGCGACCCAACAAGCTTTTCCTCTTCTTGACCTGCGCCACTCTGGCTTCCCTGCCCTTTGCATCGTCCCCTGCCGATGCGCAGCCGGCTTCACGCGCGCCCGCTCCCGCGACGCCACCGGCATCGACCGCCGCACCGGGGACGTTGGCCGCGGCGCTCGAGGCGGTGAACACCACGGATTACGCGCGGGCGGAGAAAGAGCTCTTGGCGCTCCGCGGGACGGATCAACCGGCGGCGCAGGCCGCGCTCGCACGCATCATGCTCGAGCAAGGCCGCTTCCCCGAGGCGGACAAATACGCGCAGCAGGCCGCCCAGAATGCGGCGCAGCGCGGCTATGCCGTGGCGATTCGGGCCGAGGTGCTCTTTCGATCGGGCAAGGTCGCCGAGGCGATCCGCCTGCTCGAGCCTTTGAAGAACGAAAAAGGCGCGGGCGGAAGGCGCGCTCGCCTCGCATTGGGCGAGTTCCTCATCGCAGCCGGACGGCGCAACGATGCCGAGCCGGTGCTGATGACCATCATCCAAGACTACAACGACAACTCGGTCGGTGACCGCGACGCCGAGGGCCTCGCCACCGTCGCCCGCGCCGCCTTTTACCTGCGCAGCCCGAAGGACGCGAACAACGCCTTCAACGAGAGCGAGCGCGTCGACAAGAAGAACGTATCGACGCTTCTCTGGCGCGCCGAACTCTTTCTCGACAAGTACGATCCCGGCCACGCGGAGCAAGTCGTCAAAGAGGCCTTGGCCATCGGCCCGAAACGCGCGGACGCGCTGGTGGCCATGGCCCGCGTGAAGCTCGAGCAAACCCTCGACTTCGACGCCGCCGAAAAGCTCATCAAGGATGCCCTGGCGGTGAATCCGAAGCACGTGGGCGCCTTTGCCGTGCGCGCGGGCATCGCCCTGCACGATATGGATCTCACCGGCGCCGAGCAAGCCATCGCCGCGGGCATGCAGGTGAACCCGAACGACCTGGAGCTCTGGAGCCTGCGCGCGGCCACCAAGTTCCTCGGCGACGACCGCCCCGGTTACGAAGCCGCCAAGAAAGAGACCTTCGCGCGCAACAAGGAATACTCGAAACTTTATGCCATCGTCGGCGACTACGCCGAGTGGGAGCACCGCTACGACGACATCGTCACCATGATGCGGGAGGCGACGAAGATCGATCCCGACGACGAAAAGGCTTGGGCCCAGCTCGGGCTCACGCTTCTGCGCAGCGGCGACGAAACCGGCGGCATGGATGCGCTGAAGAAGGCGTGGGGAAAAGACCACTTCAACGTGCGCGTCTTCAATACGCTCAATCTGTACGAGCAGCAAATACCGAACAGCTACGACAATACGCAATTTGGCATTTTCAAAGTTCGGTATTCCAAAGAAGAGAAACCGGTCCTCGAGCGCTATGTGCCGCGGCTCTTGGGCGAGGCGTGGGGGTCGATGAAGGCGCGCTACGGGTTCGTACCGACGAATCCCGTGGGCGTGGAGCTCTATGCGACGCGCGAGCAATTCAGCGTGCGCACCAGCGGTTTGCCCAACATCGGCATTCAGGGCGTGTGCTTTGGCCGCGTGGTGGCCGCCATGAGCCCGCGCAGTGAACCTTTCAACTGGGGCACGGTGCTGTGGCACGAGCTGGGGCACGTCTTTGCCATCCAGCTCTCGAAAAACCACGTCCCGCGGTGGTTCACCGAGGGGCTGAGTGAATACGAGACCATCGCGCGCCGGCCCGAGTGGAAACGCGAGCTCGATCCCGAGCTGTACTTGGCCATTCAACGCGGCACCCTGCCCGGCGCCGTGGACATGAACCGCGCCTTCACCCACGCCGAAGGAGCCTCCGACGTCACGGTGGCTTATTACGCGGCAAGCCAAATGCTCGTCTACACCGTCGAGCAATACGGCATGGCCAGCGTCGTGAAGGCGCTCAAACTATGGGGCGAGGGCGTGCGCACGGCGGACGTCATCCAACGCGCCTTCGGCGTTCCCGCGGCGACGTACGACAAAGCGTTCCGCGAGTGGGCGGTCGCGCGCATGTCGCGTTACAAGAATCAATTCCTCTTCGACGATCATCCCAAGTCGGTGGACGACGCCAAGGCGGCGCTGGCCAAGGCCCCGCAGGATGCCTCGGCGCACGTGGAGCTCGGGCTGGCGTACGCGCACGCCCGCAAAATCGACGACGCGAAGCAGGAGCTGGAGAGCGCGCTCAAAATCGACAAGGATCACAAGAAGGCGCACTTCCTCCTGGCCAAGCTGGCGAAAAAGGAAAGCGACGTCGCGCTTGCGCACCTGCAGGCCATTCAACGAGCGGGTGGCGATGGGTTCTACGTGCAGATGGCGCTCGCCGACATCGCCGAGGCGAAGAAGGACAAGGCCATGTACCGCAACGCCCTCGAGAGTGCCTACCATTACGACCCGAGTCAATCCGAGCCGTTGAAGGGCCTCTACGATCTGGCACACGAGGAGAAGCGGGATGCGGACGAGCTCGACCTCCTGCAAAAGCTCGCACCGCTGGAGCAACACGATCGAAAAATCTGGCGCATGCTGCTCGAAAAGCTGGTCGCGGCCAAGCGCTGGGAAGAGGCACGCGCCGCCGGTGAATCGGCCATCTTCGTCGATGTGGAGCATCCCCTAACCCACATTGCATACGCCCGCGCACTCTCGAATTTGGGAGACCGCACCAAGGCCATCTTCGAGCTGGAAAGCGCACTCGCCTGCGCAGCGCCGCCGAAAGAGAAGGCCACGGCCCACGCCCTGCTCGCGGCCGAGTACGCAGCGCTCAAGAACGTTGCCGAGGCCCGCAAGCATCTGGCGGAAGCGCAGCGCATCGATCCGGACAACGCCGACGCCAAAGCGGTGAAGATCCCTTGA
- a CDS encoding long-chain fatty acid--CoA ligase — MLTGRMMDFPLTVTHILERARAFFPNVEVVSRRADRSLDRSTYGQVYARGLRLVAALRKLGVRPGDRVATLSWNHAEHLEAYLTIPAMGAVMHTLNLRLAPSEIGYIANHAQDKVLLVDKSLLPLYTKFKADVPSIEHVIVVDGKEDGLLEYEKLLAEADPAGVTLPSLDENSAAMLCYTSGTTGSPKGVLYSHRSTVLHALVACMPDNIGIRGDDVVLPVVPMFHAAAWGLPYEAAITGAKLVFPGPHLDPESLLDLIERERVTFAGGVPTIWLGILDRLDREKGRWDLSSLRRMIVGGAAVPASMIDGFAKRHGIEIIHAWGMTEMNPLGTVARVKEQLLREGTDEQRLGYRATQGFAVPFVEQRHVSDEGEILPWDGTSMGELEVRGPWVASSYYADEGKDRFTKDGWFKTGDVVRICSEGYVRICDRSKDVIKSGGEWISSVALENALMAHPSVLEAAVFAANHPKWSERPVAAIVFREGMRASDEELAAHLASSFPKYWLPDAYVELAQIPRTSTGKFLKTKLRADYASIFEK; from the coding sequence ATGTTGACCGGCCGCATGATGGACTTCCCGCTCACGGTGACGCACATCCTCGAGCGAGCACGAGCCTTCTTTCCGAACGTGGAGGTGGTGAGCCGTCGCGCGGATCGCTCGCTCGACCGGAGCACCTACGGACAGGTGTACGCGCGCGGGCTGCGGCTCGTGGCGGCGTTGCGCAAGCTCGGTGTGCGGCCGGGCGATCGCGTGGCGACGCTCTCGTGGAACCACGCCGAGCACCTCGAGGCCTACCTCACCATCCCCGCGATGGGCGCGGTGATGCACACGCTCAACCTCCGCCTCGCGCCCTCCGAAATTGGCTACATCGCCAACCACGCGCAAGACAAGGTGCTGCTCGTCGACAAGTCGCTCTTGCCGCTTTATACGAAGTTCAAGGCCGATGTGCCCTCCATCGAACACGTCATCGTCGTCGATGGAAAGGAGGACGGGCTGCTCGAGTACGAAAAGCTGCTCGCCGAGGCCGATCCCGCGGGCGTGACGCTTCCGTCGCTCGACGAGAATTCGGCGGCGATGCTCTGTTACACCTCCGGAACGACGGGGTCGCCAAAAGGTGTACTCTACAGCCATCGTTCCACCGTGCTTCACGCGCTGGTCGCATGCATGCCCGACAACATCGGCATCCGCGGCGACGACGTCGTCTTGCCGGTGGTGCCCATGTTTCACGCGGCCGCGTGGGGTCTGCCGTACGAGGCGGCGATCACCGGTGCGAAGCTCGTCTTTCCGGGGCCGCACCTGGATCCGGAGTCGCTGCTCGATCTGATCGAGCGCGAGCGCGTCACCTTCGCGGGCGGCGTGCCCACCATCTGGCTCGGCATTTTGGATCGCCTGGACCGCGAGAAGGGGCGCTGGGATCTTTCGTCGTTGCGGCGCATGATCGTGGGCGGGGCCGCGGTGCCGGCGTCGATGATCGATGGCTTCGCGAAGCGGCACGGCATCGAGATCATCCATGCCTGGGGCATGACCGAGATGAACCCGCTGGGAACCGTCGCGCGCGTGAAGGAGCAACTGCTGCGCGAAGGCACCGACGAGCAGCGCCTCGGCTACCGGGCCACGCAAGGCTTCGCGGTGCCCTTCGTGGAGCAGCGGCACGTGAGCGACGAAGGCGAGATCTTGCCCTGGGACGGCACCAGCATGGGCGAACTCGAGGTGCGCGGTCCGTGGGTCGCGTCCTCGTACTATGCGGACGAGGGCAAAGACCGCTTCACCAAGGACGGCTGGTTCAAGACCGGCGACGTGGTGCGGATTTGCAGCGAGGGTTACGTGCGCATCTGCGATCGCTCGAAGGACGTCATCAAGTCGGGCGGAGAGTGGATCAGCAGCGTGGCCTTGGAGAACGCGCTGATGGCTCATCCCTCGGTGCTGGAGGCGGCCGTCTTTGCCGCGAACCATCCGAAGTGGAGCGAGCGGCCGGTGGCGGCCATCGTCTTCCGCGAGGGCATGCGCGCCAGCGACGAGGAGCTCGCGGCCCATCTCGCTTCGAGCTTTCCCAAGTATTGGCTTCCCGATGCCTACGTCGAGCTCGCGCAAATCCCGCGCACGTCCACGGGGAAGTTCCTCAAGACGAAACTGCGGGCCGACTACGCGTCCATCTTCGAGAAGTGA
- a CDS encoding HDIG domain-containing protein produces MPMATPHEVLPPSADRAMDALALAAFAAETGQTKSIVPATAIDFDAALKLDPVKVRSLLDRVVMGQDPELGLDVLLEQNALRALFPEVEAMVGFGDGEWRHKDVWKHTKQVVRQAVPRLEVRWASLFHDIGKVKTRSITPDGKVHFFGHAEVGTRMFDRLDRRVRLFSPDAALKETVRFLILHHLRANQYEPSWTDSAVRRFARELGAHLDDLICLAQADITTKRPEKKRKGLSQIAELAERIRILAEEDAKVPPLPSGVGDAIMTAFSLKPSRLIGEIKRALEEAVAAGEVPSHEACEVYVEFVRANKERFGLG; encoded by the coding sequence ATGCCGATGGCGACCCCGCACGAAGTTCTTCCGCCCAGCGCCGACCGCGCGATGGACGCGCTTGCCCTTGCCGCCTTTGCCGCCGAGACGGGTCAGACGAAGTCTATCGTGCCCGCAACAGCGATCGATTTCGACGCCGCACTGAAGCTCGATCCGGTCAAGGTGCGCAGCCTCCTCGATCGAGTCGTGATGGGCCAAGATCCCGAGCTCGGGCTCGACGTGCTTCTCGAGCAGAACGCGCTGCGAGCACTCTTTCCCGAAGTGGAGGCCATGGTCGGTTTCGGCGATGGCGAGTGGCGCCACAAAGACGTGTGGAAGCACACGAAGCAAGTGGTGCGTCAGGCGGTGCCTCGTCTGGAGGTGCGCTGGGCGTCGCTGTTCCATGACATCGGCAAAGTGAAGACGCGTTCCATTACGCCGGACGGAAAGGTCCACTTCTTCGGCCACGCCGAGGTGGGCACGCGCATGTTCGACCGGCTCGATCGGCGGGTGCGCCTGTTCTCGCCGGACGCCGCGCTCAAGGAGACGGTGCGCTTTCTCATTTTGCACCACCTGCGCGCGAACCAATACGAGCCCTCGTGGACCGACAGCGCCGTGCGCCGCTTCGCGCGCGAGCTGGGCGCGCACTTGGACGATCTCATCTGCCTCGCACAGGCGGACATCACCACGAAGCGCCCGGAAAAGAAGCGCAAAGGGCTTTCGCAGATCGCCGAGCTGGCCGAGCGCATTCGCATCCTGGCAGAGGAAGACGCCAAGGTGCCGCCGCTGCCGTCGGGCGTGGGCGACGCCATCATGACGGCGTTCTCGCTCAAGCCATCGCGCCTCATCGGCGAGATCAAGCGCGCCCTCGAGGAGGCCGTCGCTGCCGGCGAGGTGCCGTCGCACGAGGCGTGCGAGGTGTACGTCGAGTTCGTCCGCGCGAACAAAGAGCGCTTCGGCCTCGGGTAA
- a CDS encoding serine/threonine protein kinase: MSTSQPTDSASEDEALVPGDEPSGPPLAAEEDVQPPPYEEETGRSGPAESLLGTVISGRYRIEKLLGEGGMGAVYQAEHTHMRKRLAVKVLHAEMSRLPEVVARFEREAMAAAHIDHPNVATATDFGKLEDGSFFLVLEYVEGRSLRDAIAAGPLEVGRAMRILRQIAAALQRAHALGIVHRDLKPENVMLIDRDGEPDFVKVLDFGIAKVPVAELSRDEHNRAGPAGQALTQLGMVYGTPEYMAPEQALGQNVTPSADIYALGIMTYEMLAGERPFDHESKVTLLGMHVTAPVPPFSQKAPGVIIPPEVQSIVFHMLEKESAHRFRDAKDLIDALDGIWLSAYGVVPSANPGSTANPRPSLVSSPRDAFGSQPDASGPQVLSGAGQGGAGPSMEMPVLPKQGFLPSERLAQLRQNPKLLVFVGLGAIGLIAFVFLVAMVANLGKKSDEDSSDAAVAGGETAQGGAAGKGGDPGIDTQVAAALDLIEKGDATSAIEKLTPLEKEHPERADIHRALQKAYSATKDPKASLREAELWLQLEPSAIDDLKLDEDVRNATLAREKDVSEMAFSLLESKMGSAGPDILYDLAYGQWASQSKVVAERARLALLRSQTRKLANPALLITLDLRGASSCEEKRSLLPRARTDGDARTVDLLRSYNGRYACGFLNRRTCYSNPCLQREGMLPRTIAEIESRSR; the protein is encoded by the coding sequence ATGTCGACGAGTCAACCCACCGATTCCGCCAGTGAGGACGAGGCCCTCGTCCCGGGCGATGAGCCGTCCGGGCCTCCGCTCGCCGCCGAAGAAGACGTGCAACCGCCTCCTTATGAAGAAGAGACCGGGCGTTCGGGACCTGCCGAATCGTTGCTCGGGACCGTGATCAGCGGCCGCTACCGCATCGAAAAGCTCCTAGGTGAAGGTGGGATGGGGGCGGTCTACCAGGCTGAACACACCCACATGCGCAAGCGGCTGGCGGTCAAAGTGCTGCACGCCGAAATGAGCCGCCTTCCCGAGGTGGTCGCCCGCTTCGAGCGCGAGGCCATGGCGGCGGCGCACATCGATCATCCCAACGTCGCCACGGCGACCGACTTCGGAAAGCTGGAGGACGGCTCCTTCTTTCTCGTCCTCGAGTACGTCGAGGGCCGGAGCTTGCGCGACGCCATTGCCGCCGGCCCGCTCGAAGTGGGTCGCGCGATGCGCATCCTCCGCCAGATCGCTGCCGCCCTCCAGCGCGCGCACGCACTCGGCATCGTTCACCGCGATCTCAAGCCCGAGAACGTGATGCTCATCGATCGCGACGGCGAGCCGGACTTCGTGAAGGTGCTCGACTTCGGCATCGCCAAGGTCCCCGTCGCCGAGCTCTCGCGCGACGAGCACAATCGAGCCGGCCCCGCCGGCCAAGCGCTCACGCAGCTCGGCATGGTCTACGGCACGCCCGAGTACATGGCGCCGGAGCAAGCCCTCGGGCAGAACGTCACGCCCAGCGCCGATATCTACGCGCTCGGCATCATGACGTACGAGATGCTCGCGGGCGAGCGCCCGTTCGATCACGAGAGCAAGGTCACCTTGCTGGGCATGCACGTCACCGCACCGGTTCCTCCGTTTTCGCAGAAGGCGCCCGGCGTGATCATCCCGCCCGAGGTGCAGAGCATCGTCTTTCACATGCTCGAAAAAGAGTCCGCGCACCGCTTCCGCGATGCGAAGGACCTCATCGACGCGCTCGACGGCATCTGGCTCTCCGCCTACGGCGTGGTGCCGAGCGCCAATCCCGGCAGCACCGCGAACCCGCGTCCATCCCTCGTGTCTTCTCCGCGCGACGCGTTCGGGTCGCAGCCCGATGCCAGCGGTCCGCAAGTGTTGTCCGGAGCGGGGCAGGGTGGCGCTGGACCGAGCATGGAGATGCCGGTGCTTCCGAAGCAGGGCTTCTTGCCGAGCGAGCGCCTGGCGCAGCTCCGGCAAAATCCGAAGCTCCTCGTCTTCGTGGGGCTCGGTGCGATCGGGCTCATTGCGTTCGTCTTTCTGGTGGCCATGGTCGCCAACCTGGGCAAAAAGTCCGACGAGGACAGCTCCGACGCGGCCGTGGCCGGTGGAGAGACGGCGCAGGGTGGCGCTGCAGGGAAGGGCGGCGATCCGGGCATCGACACGCAGGTGGCTGCGGCGCTCGACCTGATCGAAAAGGGCGATGCCACGTCGGCCATCGAGAAGCTTACGCCGCTGGAGAAAGAGCACCCCGAGCGGGCGGACATCCACCGCGCCCTGCAGAAGGCCTACTCCGCGACCAAAGATCCGAAGGCGTCGCTGCGCGAGGCCGAGCTCTGGCTTCAGCTCGAGCCGTCGGCCATCGACGATCTGAAGCTCGACGAAGACGTTCGCAACGCGACCTTGGCCCGCGAGAAGGACGTCTCCGAGATGGCCTTTTCCCTCCTCGAGAGCAAGATGGGGAGCGCCGGGCCCGACATCCTTTACGATCTCGCCTACGGCCAATGGGCCTCGCAATCGAAGGTGGTGGCCGAGCGCGCACGTCTGGCCCTCTTGCGCTCGCAGACGCGGAAGCTGGCCAACCCGGCCCTCCTCATCACGCTCGATCTGCGCGGCGCCAGCTCCTGCGAGGAGAAACGCTCGCTCCTCCCGCGCGCGCGCACCGATGGCGATGCACGCACCGTCGATCTTCTGCGCAGCTACAACGGGCGCTACGCGTGCGGCTTCCTCAACCGCCGCACGTGCTACAGCAACCCGTGCCTCCAGCGCGAGGGCATGCTCCCTCGCACCATCGCCGAAATCGAATCGCGCAGCCGCTGA